In Paenibacillus sp. FSL R7-0345, a single window of DNA contains:
- a CDS encoding glycosyl hydrolase family 65 protein: MNAELTRDSDPKDYYAFRDDQKEVEFKRHDMPTPWMNYLSNGTFHTMLSHAGGGVAFYKSPQIWRITRYRFFHLPMDRSGPYIYVQDAKTGSYWCPTSEPALDKPEEWKSAHGMGYTRFEAKRGGIAARTVYFVGPHENSLIWNLTLTNEGNEAKELKVYAYAEFGMMEFMRELQWQCYNKHQVSVQYHEAEGLIYRYGVENQPKPEETPLVYLAADTPLAGYDGDREEFIGSYRSETNPAAIENGSCTGSTLLGGDPCGALQFNVTLKPGESRTINVFLGTAADEAEVSRAIARSREAGFVEASFQALKENWSAYLGAWESRLPDQDAERMINIWNPYQAHRNFLFSRNISFYATGTFRGVGYRDTAQDILSVVPFDTELAFDKLKLLLGQQYRDGHVNHYFFPNEGWEPVTSIHSDDHLWTALSAWDLLAETGDAAFLQASVPYYDGGEGTVYEHLRAAIDFTASQLGSRGFPLMLRSDWNDQLFRVCREGKGESIWTSMQLGTVLLRMIDLAAAAGYPEDAVRYGTMYESQRELVNSIGWDGRWFRRAIMDDGRFLGSDEHDEAKIWLNAQTWATISGMADGDKGLQAMDSVREMLDTELGIKKIHPSITTFPDPADPLTNYNKGTGENGAVFCHANTWAIIAECLLGRGDLAYKYYRQLLPNVAMDKAGLWRYKAEPYVYASNLFGPESDKFGLANVSWLTGTAAWMYVAVTQYILGVKPVMNGLSIDPCIPADWEGFTVKRRFRGCVYDITVTNASKVCKGVKSITVDGEPVEDNVLPAYPGRSSVKVEVIL, from the coding sequence GTGAATGCGGAGCTTACCAGAGATAGCGATCCGAAAGATTATTATGCCTTCAGGGATGACCAAAAAGAAGTGGAATTCAAGCGGCACGACATGCCGACACCGTGGATGAACTACCTGTCTAACGGCACCTTCCATACGATGCTGTCACATGCCGGCGGCGGTGTGGCTTTTTATAAGTCGCCCCAGATCTGGCGGATTACCCGCTACCGTTTCTTCCATCTGCCGATGGACCGCTCCGGCCCGTACATTTATGTGCAGGATGCCAAGACGGGCAGCTACTGGTGCCCGACCAGCGAGCCTGCCCTGGATAAACCGGAAGAATGGAAAAGCGCACACGGGATGGGCTACACCCGCTTTGAAGCAAAACGCGGCGGTATCGCCGCGCGGACGGTTTATTTTGTCGGACCGCATGAGAATTCGCTGATCTGGAATCTGACCTTGACCAATGAAGGGAACGAAGCAAAAGAGCTAAAGGTCTACGCCTACGCCGAATTCGGGATGATGGAATTTATGCGTGAGCTGCAGTGGCAGTGCTACAACAAGCATCAGGTGTCCGTGCAGTATCATGAGGCTGAGGGGCTGATCTACCGTTACGGGGTGGAGAACCAGCCGAAGCCTGAGGAGACGCCGCTTGTCTATCTGGCTGCGGATACACCGCTTGCCGGCTATGACGGTGACCGTGAGGAGTTTATCGGCAGCTACCGCAGTGAAACCAATCCGGCGGCCATCGAAAACGGCAGCTGTACCGGATCAACGCTGCTGGGCGGCGACCCGTGCGGCGCACTGCAGTTCAATGTTACCCTTAAGCCGGGAGAGAGCCGGACGATTAATGTGTTTCTCGGCACAGCGGCGGATGAAGCGGAGGTGTCGCGGGCAATCGCCCGTTCCAGGGAAGCCGGATTTGTAGAAGCCTCCTTCCAGGCGCTAAAAGAGAACTGGTCCGCCTATCTGGGCGCCTGGGAGAGCCGGCTGCCGGATCAGGACGCCGAGCGGATGATCAATATCTGGAATCCGTATCAGGCGCACCGTAACTTTTTATTTTCACGCAATATTTCCTTTTACGCGACCGGAACGTTCCGCGGTGTAGGCTACCGGGATACAGCCCAGGATATACTCTCGGTTGTGCCTTTTGATACGGAGCTTGCATTTGACAAGCTGAAGCTGCTGCTCGGCCAGCAGTACAGGGACGGCCATGTGAACCATTACTTCTTCCCGAATGAGGGCTGGGAGCCGGTAACGAGCATTCACTCGGATGACCATCTGTGGACGGCGCTTTCGGCCTGGGACCTGCTGGCGGAGACGGGGGATGCCGCGTTCCTGCAGGCAAGTGTGCCTTATTATGACGGCGGTGAGGGCACAGTGTATGAGCATTTGCGGGCGGCCATCGATTTTACGGCCTCACAGCTCGGCTCCCGCGGCTTTCCGCTGATGCTGCGCTCGGACTGGAATGACCAGCTGTTCCGGGTCTGCCGCGAGGGAAAAGGGGAAAGCATCTGGACGTCTATGCAGCTCGGAACCGTACTGCTGCGGATGATTGACCTTGCTGCCGCTGCCGGATACCCGGAGGACGCTGTCAGGTACGGGACAATGTATGAGAGCCAGCGTGAGCTGGTTAACAGCATAGGCTGGGACGGCCGCTGGTTCCGCCGGGCGATTATGGATGACGGCCGGTTCCTCGGCAGCGATGAACACGACGAGGCCAAAATCTGGCTCAACGCCCAGACCTGGGCCACCATCTCCGGTATGGCAGACGGGGATAAGGGGCTGCAGGCGATGGACAGTGTACGGGAAATGCTGGACACCGAGCTCGGCATTAAAAAAATCCACCCGTCCATCACCACCTTCCCCGATCCTGCCGATCCTTTGACCAATTACAACAAGGGAACCGGAGAGAACGGAGCGGTCTTCTGCCATGCCAACACCTGGGCGATTATTGCGGAATGCCTGCTGGGCCGCGGGGATCTGGCTTATAAATATTACCGCCAGCTGCTGCCGAATGTAGCCATGGACAAAGCGGGCTTGTGGCGTTACAAAGCGGAGCCTTACGTCTATGCGTCCAACCTGTTCGGTCCGGAGTCCGACAAGTTCGGCCTTGCTAACGTCTCATGGCTAACCGGTACGGCCGCCTGGATGTACGTTGCTGTTACCCAATATATTCTCGGAGTAAAGCCGGTTATGAATGGCCTGTCCATCGATCCGTGCATTCCTGCGGACTGGGAAGGATTCACGGTGAAGCGGCGTTTCCGCGGCTGTGTCTACGACATTACCGTTACTAATGCTAGCAAGGTCTGTAAGGGCGTAAAAAGCATCACCGTCGACGGTGAGCCTGTAGAGGATAATGTGCTCCCGGCCTATCCCGGACGGTCATCCGTCAAGGTTGAAGTGATTTTGTAG
- a CDS encoding glycoside hydrolase family 2 TIM barrel-domain containing protein: MRNLFCLNGEWDFMPLYDQPQCRSLPENIVYEECKVLVPSSWRRTYPQPDGKTFGKIPEYDYAPFDLHGYPAEWDAAEAGVLHRSFRVPESMAGQRIVLRLDGIMQKAVIYIDGREAGVWEDGYLPLRLDITSMVEQGREHQLHVVCSSFDTVLLPNGTSKITGLMGSWYGRISRGIWQDVYLEGYPVLALEDVTIRTSVREGRLEVQALAAGTAAAAAGRGPLKVRLSVWEKGMLRQGEEGAEFFVETAAAVPVLSAECLAELSDTAAAEKLRLCENTRDGAVYCASFQLDWNNARLWSADQPFLYTAVLELLEGETVIDRYTEDFGFREFWSEGPQFMLNGIPVNLRGDSWHFQGGLQMTEAYIRNWYRICRSTGINSIRLHAEPYPADYLRIADEEGMLIVDETAIYGSGKSMHADHPAYVENCRQHVRRLVQRDKNHPSVILWSLQNEMRWVDGRDGFKLHMPGLMEEIRQLDPTRLIIAEGDNRLLAKEHTEVESRHYNIDGTISQWDRTAPLTFGEHGGWWYICPQNSSMYTGLEVYRGTDESTTGLAQKERLFVEYARRQEVSGISTFNFAHYFMRAMPESDLTLPLADPAMPGVKPKRVPAYSLTINNGMLPEGYPLYIPNPAFAIMAEAFKPATIMAAEYNSWFYDDKPVVRSFDVYNDTYSSQDVRVEVVIRQGGKSIHEQTFRFVQQPAEHKVIGLEWMPIPAGDGEQAELTALLFHGGQQVHELHLKYTIVSASLLRQPVNLQRQAAYYGSDADFAYIRRLVPRCKRVDSAEVDRLAAGSLLIIGSYAEDADGTLEAGLQAFAARGGRVLLLEQSSLSPGRLPLSRRPFLRAHAGSYRHPVLEGFDDSSLMFWHAELREEGPLPIIRAAFEKPVPGDFTLLLECSSGDFGDGGDLWSPLLEYRSGAGLLLANQLELMANLEQVPQACLLLRNLLAHAGAPPAQASPCPGRRWRAPGGPPPRWSVPAVRPQPSWRGCGCGTRRWMPQRRHRARLTQRRARTCRTSA, from the coding sequence ATGCGTAATTTGTTTTGCCTGAACGGGGAGTGGGATTTCATGCCCCTGTACGATCAGCCGCAATGCCGCAGCCTGCCGGAGAACATCGTGTACGAAGAATGTAAGGTGCTGGTACCCTCCAGCTGGAGGCGGACCTATCCGCAGCCGGACGGTAAAACCTTCGGAAAGATTCCCGAGTATGATTATGCACCTTTTGACCTGCATGGTTATCCGGCGGAATGGGATGCTGCTGAGGCAGGAGTACTGCACCGCAGCTTCCGGGTTCCGGAGAGTATGGCGGGACAGCGGATTGTGCTGCGGCTGGACGGTATTATGCAGAAAGCGGTCATCTATATAGACGGCCGGGAAGCAGGTGTATGGGAAGACGGCTATCTGCCGCTCAGGCTCGATATCACTTCGATGGTGGAGCAGGGGCGGGAGCATCAGCTGCATGTGGTGTGCAGCAGCTTCGACACGGTACTCCTGCCAAATGGAACGTCCAAGATCACCGGGCTGATGGGCTCCTGGTACGGCAGAATCAGCCGTGGCATTTGGCAGGACGTGTATCTGGAAGGCTATCCTGTGCTTGCGCTGGAGGATGTAACCATCCGTACCTCTGTCAGGGAAGGACGGTTAGAGGTTCAGGCGCTGGCAGCCGGGACAGCAGCAGCCGCCGCTGGCCGAGGTCCGTTAAAGGTAAGGCTGAGCGTCTGGGAGAAGGGTATGCTGCGGCAGGGTGAAGAAGGGGCGGAATTCTTTGTTGAAACAGCCGCTGCCGTTCCGGTCCTGTCTGCGGAATGCCTGGCTGAGCTTTCAGATACTGCGGCTGCTGAGAAGCTCAGGCTGTGTGAGAACACACGGGACGGGGCCGTATACTGTGCCTCCTTCCAGCTGGATTGGAACAATGCCCGGCTGTGGAGTGCGGATCAGCCGTTTCTCTACACTGCGGTGCTGGAGCTGCTGGAGGGCGAAACGGTTATTGACCGTTATACTGAGGATTTCGGCTTCCGCGAATTTTGGAGCGAAGGCCCGCAGTTTATGCTGAACGGCATACCGGTCAATCTGCGCGGCGATTCCTGGCATTTTCAGGGCGGGCTGCAGATGACAGAGGCTTATATCCGCAACTGGTACCGCATCTGCCGGAGCACAGGCATCAACAGCATCCGGCTGCATGCCGAGCCTTATCCGGCTGATTATCTGCGCATTGCCGATGAGGAAGGCATGCTGATTGTTGACGAGACAGCGATTTACGGCTCGGGCAAATCGATGCACGCTGACCATCCGGCTTATGTGGAGAACTGCCGGCAGCATGTGCGGCGGCTGGTTCAGCGTGACAAAAACCATCCGTCCGTTATCCTCTGGAGCCTGCAGAATGAAATGCGCTGGGTGGATGGGCGGGACGGCTTCAAGCTGCATATGCCCGGCCTGATGGAGGAGATCCGCCAGCTTGACCCGACCAGACTGATTATCGCCGAAGGGGACAACCGCCTGCTGGCCAAGGAGCATACGGAGGTGGAAAGCCGTCACTACAACATCGACGGAACCATCAGCCAGTGGGACCGGACGGCTCCGTTAACCTTCGGGGAGCACGGCGGATGGTGGTATATCTGCCCGCAGAACAGCAGCATGTACACCGGTCTTGAGGTCTACCGGGGAACAGATGAGAGCACTACGGGGCTGGCGCAGAAGGAGAGGCTGTTTGTGGAGTATGCCAGACGGCAGGAGGTATCCGGCATCTCCACCTTTAATTTCGCCCATTACTTCATGCGGGCGATGCCGGAAAGCGATCTGACACTGCCGCTTGCCGATCCGGCCATGCCAGGAGTGAAGCCTAAGCGCGTTCCTGCTTATTCACTGACCATTAACAACGGCATGCTGCCTGAGGGTTATCCGCTGTATATCCCTAACCCGGCTTTTGCCATTATGGCTGAAGCGTTCAAGCCGGCAACGATTATGGCAGCTGAATACAACAGCTGGTTTTATGATGACAAGCCGGTTGTCCGCAGCTTTGATGTTTATAACGATACGTATTCAAGCCAGGATGTCCGGGTTGAGGTCGTAATCCGCCAGGGCGGCAAGAGCATCCATGAGCAGACCTTCCGGTTCGTTCAGCAGCCTGCTGAACATAAGGTTATCGGGCTGGAGTGGATGCCTATCCCGGCCGGTGACGGGGAACAGGCAGAGCTGACAGCACTGCTGTTCCATGGCGGACAGCAGGTACATGAGCTGCATCTTAAATATACAATAGTGTCCGCAAGCCTGCTGAGGCAGCCGGTGAACCTGCAGCGGCAGGCAGCCTATTACGGATCAGACGCTGATTTTGCTTATATCCGCAGGCTTGTTCCACGCTGTAAGCGGGTGGACTCCGCTGAGGTGGATCGACTTGCTGCCGGTTCGCTGCTGATTATCGGCAGCTATGCGGAGGATGCGGACGGCACGCTTGAGGCCGGGCTGCAGGCCTTCGCCGCACGCGGCGGCCGGGTGCTGCTGCTGGAGCAGAGCAGCTTGTCACCCGGCAGGCTGCCGCTCTCAAGGCGGCCATTCCTTCGCGCCCATGCCGGCAGCTACCGGCATCCAGTGCTGGAGGGTTTCGACGACAGCAGCCTCATGTTCTGGCACGCGGAGCTGCGTGAAGAAGGGCCGCTGCCGATTATCCGCGCGGCCTTCGAGAAGCCGGTGCCCGGCGATTTCACCCTGCTGCTGGAATGCAGCTCGGGCGATTTCGGCGACGGCGGCGATCTGTGGTCGCCGCTGCTGGAATACCGCAGCGGAGCGGGCCTGCTCCTGGCCAATCAGCTGGAGCTGATGGCCAATCTGGAGCAGGTCCCGCAGGCCTGCCTGCTGCTGCGGAACCTGCTGGCCCACGCCGGGGCCCCGCCGGCGCAGGCCAGCCCCTGCCCGGGGCGCCGCTGGCGCGCCCCAGGGGGTCCGCCGCCGCGCTGGTCCGTGCCGGCGGTGAGGCCGCAGCCTTCCTGGCGGGGCTGCGGCTGCGGTACACGGCGCTGGATGCCCCAGCGCCGGCACCGGGCGCGCCTGACGCAGCGGCGCGCCAGAACCTGCAGGACTTCGGCCTGA
- a CDS encoding glycoside hydrolase family 88 protein → MNRKSAIEQTLATTRLNIERFGNRFPIVSMGDGKYFMTDQTNWTEGFWSGILWLSYEYSKDPGLYYAAIQSVDSFRKRMEAGQELDHHDIGFLYSLSAKARWIVDNDEASRLLALQAADMLMKRWRSAPQVFQAWGPEGDPDNGGRIIIDCLMNLPLLYWAAEQTGDRRYAECATLQADQSRRFLVRGDDSSYHTFYFDQENGNAIRGGTAQGFRDGSTWTRGQAWGVYGFALAYRYTREERFLETSQRLARYFLEHLPEDHVAYWDFDAPQEEGTARDSSASAIFVCGVLELLEHLPEGDPDRALLSEAVNQSMDSLISNYFTAGNPDEEGFLRHGSYSVRGNSSPDDFMIWGDYFFLEALLRLEQGIPGYWYGRQA, encoded by the coding sequence ATGAACCGGAAATCCGCAATTGAACAGACTCTGGCCACCACCCGCCTTAACATTGAACGTTTCGGTAACCGTTTTCCAATTGTCAGCATGGGCGACGGCAAATACTTTATGACTGACCAGACCAACTGGACGGAGGGCTTCTGGTCGGGTATTTTGTGGCTGAGCTATGAATACAGCAAAGATCCCGGGCTCTATTATGCAGCGATCCAGTCGGTGGATTCCTTCCGTAAGCGTATGGAAGCAGGCCAGGAGCTGGATCATCATGATATCGGCTTCCTCTACTCGCTGTCTGCCAAGGCGCGGTGGATCGTTGACAACGATGAAGCCTCCCGCCTGCTGGCGCTGCAGGCCGCCGATATGCTGATGAAGCGCTGGCGCTCTGCGCCGCAGGTATTCCAGGCCTGGGGGCCGGAAGGGGACCCCGACAACGGCGGGCGGATTATCATCGACTGCCTCATGAATCTCCCGCTGCTCTACTGGGCAGCTGAACAGACCGGAGACCGCAGGTACGCTGAGTGTGCAACCCTTCAAGCCGACCAAAGCCGCCGATTCCTGGTACGCGGAGACGACTCCTCCTACCATACCTTTTACTTTGACCAGGAGAACGGAAATGCCATCCGCGGCGGAACCGCGCAGGGCTTCCGGGACGGATCGACCTGGACGCGGGGCCAGGCATGGGGCGTTTACGGCTTCGCCCTGGCCTACCGCTATACGCGGGAGGAGCGTTTCCTCGAAACCTCGCAGAGACTGGCCCGCTACTTCCTTGAGCATCTCCCTGAGGACCATGTCGCCTATTGGGATTTCGATGCCCCGCAGGAGGAAGGCACAGCGCGTGACAGCTCAGCTTCAGCCATCTTTGTGTGCGGCGTACTTGAGCTGCTGGAACACCTGCCGGAAGGCGACCCGGACCGCGCTCTGCTGAGCGAAGCGGTGAACCAGTCGATGGATTCGCTGATCAGCAACTACTTCACCGCCGGCAACCCGGACGAGGAAGGCTTCCTGCGCCACGGCTCTTACTCGGTCAGAGGCAACTCCTCTCCCGACGATTTCATGATCTGGGGCGACTATTTCTTCCTGGAGGCGCTGCTGCGCCTGGAGCAGGGAATTCCGGGGTATTGGTACGGGCGGCAGGCGTAA
- a CDS encoding response regulator transcription factor, protein MSKILIVEDDIKIAELLQSAIQKYGYEAVLVQDFQLVLEEFRQAQPELVLLDVNLPSYDGYYWCRQIRRVSTCPILFISAREGEMDQIMALENGGDDYITKPFHSGVVLAKIRSHLRRAFGEYAGVRQETVIEQDGLILYPERLELQLGKDIVSLTQKETDILESLMERYPRVASREALLEKLWDQPQAFIDENTLNVNITRVRKKLQELGIEEAVLTVRGTGYRLNVTWGEGV, encoded by the coding sequence ATGTCCAAAATATTGATCGTGGAGGATGACATCAAAATTGCGGAGCTACTGCAGTCTGCCATTCAAAAATACGGGTACGAGGCAGTGCTGGTGCAGGACTTTCAGCTGGTGCTGGAGGAATTCAGGCAAGCACAGCCGGAGCTGGTGCTGCTTGATGTGAACCTGCCGAGCTACGACGGATACTACTGGTGCCGGCAGATCCGCCGCGTCTCCACCTGTCCGATTCTGTTTATTTCGGCCCGTGAGGGTGAAATGGACCAGATTATGGCGCTGGAGAACGGCGGTGATGATTATATTACCAAGCCGTTTCATTCCGGGGTTGTGCTGGCCAAAATCCGCAGCCATCTGCGGCGGGCTTTCGGGGAATATGCCGGAGTACGCCAGGAGACAGTGATTGAACAGGACGGGCTTATCCTGTATCCCGAAAGGCTTGAGCTGCAGCTCGGGAAAGACATCGTCAGCCTGACCCAAAAGGAAACGGATATTCTTGAGAGCCTGATGGAGCGTTACCCGCGGGTGGCCAGCAGGGAAGCGCTGCTTGAGAAGCTGTGGGACCAGCCGCAGGCCTTTATTGATGAGAATACGCTTAATGTGAACATTACCCGGGTCCGCAAAAAGCTGCAGGAGCTTGGAATCGAGGAGGCTGTGCTGACAGTCAGGGGAACGGGGTACCGGCTGAATGTTACTTGGGGAGAAGGTGTCTGA
- a CDS encoding AraC family transcriptional regulator, with translation MNRDDYLPQGLEPGLFMYKYKYEDAEAHWFHAHRGIEMLYIYSGRGEIMAENQTYPIRDHTLVWFQPYQLHRVLVPAAEGHSYIRTNLTFDPGFLERYLAAFPLLDRFFRSLWKGSLQRPVLYEMQNTPVAALLEELHYADNSSGEDREENTGLLLLQLIRLLQKNMSGVLPEDYMEQTRGGSHAARITGWLDEHYKEPFSLEKLAAAMHLSPYHISHLFTEFAGITLSEYVIQRRVREASILLANTPMSVQEIAAEVGSYSPSYFSQMFKKQKGISPEKYRKSIR, from the coding sequence ATGAACAGGGACGATTATCTGCCGCAGGGGCTGGAGCCCGGGTTGTTTATGTATAAGTACAAGTATGAGGATGCGGAAGCTCATTGGTTTCATGCGCACAGGGGCATTGAGATGTTGTACATTTATAGCGGCCGCGGTGAGATTATGGCAGAGAATCAGACGTATCCGATCCGGGATCATACGCTGGTCTGGTTCCAGCCCTATCAGCTGCACCGTGTGCTTGTTCCTGCGGCCGAGGGCCATTCGTATATCCGGACCAATCTGACGTTTGATCCCGGTTTTTTGGAGCGTTATCTTGCGGCCTTTCCTTTACTGGACAGGTTTTTTCGCAGCCTGTGGAAGGGGAGCCTGCAGCGGCCTGTTTTATATGAGATGCAAAATACGCCTGTTGCTGCTCTACTCGAGGAATTGCATTATGCTGACAACAGCTCTGGTGAGGATCGTGAAGAAAATACGGGGCTTCTGCTGCTTCAGTTAATCCGGCTGCTGCAAAAGAACATGTCCGGTGTGTTGCCCGAGGATTACATGGAACAGACACGCGGAGGATCGCATGCAGCACGAATTACCGGATGGCTGGACGAACACTATAAAGAGCCTTTTAGCCTGGAGAAACTGGCAGCCGCGATGCACCTTTCCCCATATCATATTTCCCATTTGTTTACGGAGTTTGCCGGAATCACCCTGTCTGAATATGTAATACAGCGTCGCGTGAGGGAAGCCAGTATTCTGCTTGCCAACACCCCCATGTCTGTCCAGGAGATTGCGGCGGAAGTGGGCAGCTATTCTCCATCGTATTTTAGCCAAATGTTTAAAAAGCAAAAAGGAATTTCCCCGGAGAAATACAGGAAGAGCATCCGCTGA